ATTGCAAGCAGACCTCCTCGAATTCGAGTTCTCCATCATCCAGATTGTCAACTAGATCGTGTAGCCGCTGGATGCGGTCTGCGTTCATTCTCGCCTGAGGAATGCACGCAATCGCCAGCTCCAATCCCATCGTTCTCTCCTTCGTCGTTGAAGCCACCAATTCGTCGTCGTCATGAGAGCATGGGCTCCAACCCCCGTTCCGGCCCTCATGAACTTTCCCGTTGGGCTGATCGTCTGCCCTCCTTCGATATGGAAGCCACCAATCAACACGAACGTCGATGTTTGGAAAACGCACTGCGCACCACGCGAGCACTTCGGCGGACGGATGCGGTGAGACGTAATAATCATCGTCGGAGACAACAAGGCGTTCTTCATAAAGGACACCCATCACCAGATTCTTCTCACAATTATCATGGAACGACAGAGAGAGCCGATAATGATCGACTGGCGATGTGCCGGGACCACAATACTCGAATCCTTCGTCACGTTCATGGAGCAACCTACTTTCCCCAGATTTGAATTCATACGTCCCAGAACTGTCTGCATGTTTATTGGTGAACGTCATCTGGAACGTGACTTCGGGAAAACGACCTGACATTTCCTTGACGAATTCTGTTGGTGGCTCCCAGTCCAAAGAACCCGCCCAGATGATGTCGTCTTCGGTCTCTTCGGAACGCCATCGCAATCCCATGCTGGCTTCGAGAAACTTATCGACGATGTTCATAAAGTACGTCACTTCGTCACCGCCTCGTTGATGAGCGTTGGAATCCAAAAGGTGGTTGATTCTCGATATGTCACGGTCGGGGCCAGTCGCGCGAATCACGCTCATGCAGTCGATAAGCATCAGATTTTACTCCCATGTCTGTAGAAAAAGTTCAGCTAGAAATTGCATCAGACAGATTCAGTCATGATGCGCAAACGGCAGAGCAGTCAGAAAAGTGGCGGACTCAGTAGTGAGTCCGCCACTAATCTGAAAGCCGGTCTCGGACGGTGGCAGAAACCCCATGGAAACCGTTCCTTACGGAACAGCCGTTAGTTAGAGGGGAAAGATCCACCGCCCGAAACTCAGGCACAACAACATCTAAAAATTGCACCAAACGGACTCGGTCATGATGCGTTTTGTTTTTCCACCAGCCGCCTTGTTGTCAATCTCGAAGTCATGTCGATTCCAATCCTTCAACGCGATCTCATAAAGATTGTTTGTGTACCCGCTCAGCATGACAGCTCCCTTGCAATCCGTGATTGCTTCAAGCAATGAGCGATGATCGTACTCCGTCAATTCGTGGGCATACTCGCCAGTAGTTGCGCGAGTGCGATGAAGATACGGAGGATCAAGGTAAAACAGAGTTTTTTCACCGTCCTGCTGCCGTATAACATCAAGAGCGTCCCTGCATAGGATGACAACTCGCTTCAGTCGGGAATGGACTTCAGGGAGACCGTCTACCGTACGCTGCCACGCAGATACCTGCTCATTCATCATTCGTCGCGTTCGATTGCGGCTTAATGTCGCGAAGTCATTGAAGGCACCACAGCGGCTCTGGCGGCATCGAATGAATAACTTGACCGCTGCCGCCACATCCAGTTTGGCTTGTGGGGCGTGTTTTCGCGCTGCTTCAAATTGGCGTTCAGAAAACGGTGTAGCATCTACCGTTCGGCGAAA
The genomic region above belongs to Novipirellula artificiosorum and contains:
- a CDS encoding DNA adenine methylase, with the protein product MKIAQPLKWWGGKSYLAKKIIDLMPRHLHYVEPYGGGLAVLLNKDPFDPRHQWGEKRHESGVSEVVNDLLSALQNFWQVLQDERAFMRFRRTVDATPFSERQFEAARKHAPQAKLDVAAAVKLFIRCRQSRCGAFNDFATLSRNRTRRMMNEQVSAWQRTVDGLPEVHSRLKRVVILCRDALDVIRQQDGEKTLFYLDPPYLHRTRATTGEYAHELTEYDHRSLLEAITDCKGAVMLSGYTNNLYEIALKDWNRHDFEIDNKAAGGKTKRIMTESVWCNF